In Corvus moneduloides isolate bCorMon1 chromosome 6, bCorMon1.pri, whole genome shotgun sequence, the sequence tttaaaaatactcaagTGAATTAAGATGGCCACCTCTCCCAGAATCAGGCAGGCGAATCCTCTGGGACCCATGGgatccagctctgggactggCCCACTAGTAAGTACCTGGGAAAATCAGCACTCTCTTTTGCTCCCACTCCCCTGTCCCCTTTGTCAGAATCACTGCAGGTAGATCCAGGTCCCAACTGTGGCCAGCAAGAAGTCCATGGAGCCAGGCACACAAGGCACAGCTCTCTTCACACCCGGATCTGGTACCCATTGAGGTCTGGCATGGCTTTGGAATCGGCAGGCTTCTTCTCACCAGATGGCCTGTGAGCAAAGAGGGTAATAACTCTTCAGAAACTGTTTTCAATCAGGAGATGCTGCACATAAGAGAtagcagcacaggaaaaggtACAGGAgagctgagagagagaagagagactGATCCTGCACTACTGAGGACAGGACTATTCTGCAGCCTGCAGTAATTCTCTTAATGATCTCAACAGAACAGAATGCAAGTTAGGAAGTAGGAAGTCCACTCTGGAACCCCAGGTTATTATCAGGAAAACAACCTTGCtgacagcaaaataatttttggaatCTCTTTGAGGCACAGGTCTGTGAAACACCAGAGCTGAGACCCATGCATAAGGTTAAAAGTCAGCTACCAACATCACTGTCTGTTTGAgctgctttcctcctccctgccaaaacaagcaagcaaaaaaacccagctgttCCCTCAACTCCCTAAGCAATGATAAACTCACAGTGGTACTGACTAGAGAAGAATGCTACTGCAGGTCAGAGAAATATCCACTGTTCTAAAGAAACCCAGTAGGACATCAGAATGATCCAAAACCAGACAGCAAGGTGGAGTCTGAGTAAAACAGATGTTCTAGATAGGtctcctgcccagcagccccacTCACCGTCGGTCCCCACGGCTGTTTCGCCGGTGGGGGCTGGCCTGACCTCTTTGTGGGGAGGAGAcatctttctttctgtccttgGTGGGAGATGGTGGTCCAGTTCCTTTCCCAAtctgtcagaaaaataaaattaacagcTACATGAGCAGAAAACCAATATGAgtaataacaaaaccaaaaaaaactaACAATGATTTAttatatgggaaaaaaagacaaaaaggcaaagcaagtgcatcaaaaatgcaaaagccagaaaaaacagGTTACAGTGACAGCTATGGCTCCAAGGACTGTATACAGTCCAAGCTAATGACAACTGCAGCACTGCACAAGCATCCATTAGAGAACCAGCCTGTATACAGTGGGTGGTATACAGTGAGAAAGAGGCCCCAGCCTCCAATTTGCTTTCTACTCTGTGCATCTAGAAGAATCTCCTGTCACTTCACTCCCCTAGTACACCGGCAGCCAGGCCAGACAGTGGATGCAGCATTGAGTTACTCCATCCTTGCTGCTTACCTTCAGCCTCATATCACGGGCATGTCTCTCAAGCTCTTTGCGAAAGTCCTCCCGGGTTAGCTTGTCTAGATCCAGGATGGAGTGCTTCCACTCAATCTGCTCCACACTGTGTGGGTCATGGGACACACAGTGGCCCAGCTTCACCTTTTTCAGAGTGTGCCAGCAGCGGCGATACGCCTCCTCGAAGTCAAAGATGAGTTCACTCAGTGTGCGGAAGACAGGTGCTTTGTACATAAGTTCCTCACGTCGGCTGATGCCCAGTGCCCCATAGCGGCCTCCAAAGTTCACCCCCAGCACGATGTGTCGGAAGTAGTTCCCTGAGAAGTGGGTTTTGAAGCTGATGGGGAAACGGTCCAGTGTGGTCATGTTGTTGGTGAGGTAACTGACAGCAGCCACTATTCAGGAAACAACTGGTGACAACAGTTTTCTGACAAGACACTTCCTACCTGCTCCAGACCCTCCCAGCCTGCTTTGTAGACTCCCCATTGATTTGGGCATCACACAGACAGGATTTGTTCTCCAGGTCAAGAGTCCAGCTCATTGCAAGCTGCCCTACTTTCATCTGGGTTATGGGGAAAACAGATTTGGCCTCTTCAAGTCAACAAAGTTAATTTTGATGCAGTTTTGTGATGCAAAAGTTGCAATGCTAGCACCTTAAGTGTACTGTATTCCATAGCTCCCAAACTGTTAACGCTGCAGCATTATTCCTCAGTTTGTTTTAATCTGTGTCACTAGCTACTGTTTCACACACCTGTGTCACTAGCTACTGTTTCACACACCTTCAGGATAAAAAGTCACTAACCTCCACTTTTGAACCATTCCCTCACCATCTCTGCCCCTCCAGGTACATGAAGAACCTATAGCCCAAGTATCACAAACTAAACCTGGAAGATAGCTAGGAAAGATGTCTACTTAAAGACAACACATATCTAGAACTAATAAAGGTATTGCCTAAGCTAGTAAGTGACATACACCATAATTAGAAGTTGGGGAGGATCCATAActtattttaatgcaaaacacATGCAGGCTGTAAGGGAACAATGCTATCCACAAAGGATTTCCTGACCTAATTCTAGGTAGTGTTTTTGCCTTTCTTTAGATGTTCTCTTATCTTGTACGATATTGTATAGCTGACCAGAGCAGCACTACCCTTCTTGGTGAAGGAGGAGCAATTCCAAAGAACTAGTTCTGATACTTTATAGAATTGCTTGGATTTGGATTTCAGTGGTGGGGTTTTATGGGAGaactggggaggaaaaagg encodes:
- the VASH1 gene encoding tubulinyl-Tyr carboxypeptidase 1, with the protein product MPMPGGDGAAAARQPPSGEAAAPRDEEQQEEEGEEDLRDGGVPFFVNRGGLPVDEPTWERMWRHVGRIHPEGDRVAQRIRGAADLPKIPIPSVPVFQPSTPIPERLEAVQRYIRELQYNHTGTQFFEIKKSRPLTGLMDLAKEMTKEALPIKCLEAVILGIYLTNNMTTLDRFPISFKTHFSGNYFRHIVLGVNFGGRYGALGISRREELMYKAPVFRTLSELIFDFEEAYRRCWHTLKKVKLGHCVSHDPHSVEQIEWKHSILDLDKLTREDFRKELERHARDMRLKIGKGTGPPSPTKDRKKDVSSPQRGQASPHRRNSRGDRRPSGEKKPADSKAMPDLNGYQIRV